The following coding sequences are from one Shewanella eurypsychrophilus window:
- a CDS encoding TonB-dependent receptor plug domain-containing protein codes for MKTKPSFTLNKLSLAVASAVSAATLLTALPVYSQQDPYDPGEDFPIEVIEVTGRLRTSASEAMEERREQVAVADIMGSEQIARTGDSDAAAALRRITGLTLKDGKFIYVRGLGERYSSTSLNGAIVPSPDPTRNVVPLDMFPASIIESLSVQKSSTADMPAAFGGGHVDIRTKSIPADLFFKVSVGGRYNSNDSQDTFSYNGGSDEWQGKDDGTRAMPNSIPQTFNQFGGISPVDIVTGSNGQIDFQSAKQMNRDLASDIYRDMTVTTESTDPGFRGNIALGNNWDIGEESIFGVIAAASYKQQAENYTKLDVELDGDEQQAQVENSKNVQGTDSIVQISGMLNMGFEFNDDHKIETFTTYLRDISDDVSVAIEETLDTLGEPNAYQVYDIDYEERTLISNQIKGQHFFELLWDLELNWMYSDARSERYAPNELSYTYNVVFDDAGSMTSRNLNTQDAPKYVYSKLEDDTTNYGWDISFPIEFDTTLVTLKGGYEYFERTRESYATRLSLDVDLSPTDPNGDILQQEFDQIFSDANIDSDVLGLELKDASTDTEDYVAAEKLDAGFVSVDVDFDDVWRFYAGVRYEDFRRVTLPISPEGEISDEGGRYDLSDYAIAEDGWFPSMSLTWKDSDTTQWRLAMSKTLVRPDLREVSPVRFQDPVTGFDFFGNPELESSDIYNLDLRWEWYGETGNNLSVGGFYKDIDAPIEPIQRISEAGRQLKFYNADSGYVYGIETEFLQELGFIGGGESIWDSFFVAGNVTLSDSEIEISPNGEIDPTNTSRRMTGHSAWVTNVQLSFDSPDEYHSATLVYNVFGERIAYGGRGGLDDVFEQPFQSLDLTYSFFPSESMAIKLKAKNILGEETEYQQQGIKVYAKDPGTEYTLQFSYQY; via the coding sequence ATGAAAACCAAGCCGAGTTTTACCCTGAATAAGCTCAGCCTTGCTGTAGCATCGGCGGTATCTGCAGCTACATTGCTTACCGCACTGCCAGTTTACTCGCAGCAAGACCCATATGATCCGGGTGAGGATTTCCCCATCGAAGTGATTGAGGTCACAGGGCGCTTACGCACCTCGGCTTCTGAAGCGATGGAAGAGCGTCGTGAACAAGTGGCCGTTGCCGATATCATGGGCTCTGAGCAGATAGCCAGAACTGGTGACAGCGATGCCGCCGCGGCCCTACGCAGAATCACAGGCCTGACACTTAAAGATGGTAAGTTCATCTATGTACGTGGTTTAGGTGAGCGCTACTCGAGTACCTCACTCAATGGCGCTATTGTGCCATCGCCAGACCCGACTAGAAACGTGGTGCCGCTGGATATGTTTCCGGCATCGATTATCGAGTCGCTGTCGGTGCAAAAAAGCAGTACCGCAGATATGCCTGCGGCATTTGGTGGTGGTCATGTGGATATTCGCACTAAGTCGATACCCGCAGATCTATTTTTTAAAGTCTCAGTGGGCGGACGTTACAATAGCAATGACAGTCAGGATACCTTTAGCTATAACGGTGGTAGTGATGAGTGGCAGGGCAAAGATGACGGCACTCGCGCCATGCCCAATAGTATTCCCCAGACTTTCAACCAGTTTGGCGGCATTAGTCCGGTAGACATAGTCACAGGCTCGAACGGCCAGATTGACTTTCAGTCGGCTAAACAGATGAATCGAGATTTAGCCTCTGATATCTACCGTGATATGACAGTGACAACCGAGAGCACAGATCCCGGTTTTCGTGGCAACATCGCCTTAGGTAATAATTGGGATATCGGCGAAGAGTCGATATTCGGTGTCATTGCTGCAGCTTCATACAAGCAGCAAGCCGAGAACTATACCAAGTTGGATGTCGAGCTGGACGGCGATGAGCAACAGGCTCAGGTCGAAAATTCCAAAAATGTACAAGGCACAGATTCCATAGTGCAGATCTCTGGCATGCTGAATATGGGCTTCGAGTTTAACGACGACCATAAAATAGAGACCTTCACCACTTACTTACGAGATATATCGGATGATGTGTCTGTGGCGATCGAGGAGACTTTAGATACCTTAGGTGAGCCCAATGCATATCAGGTTTACGATATCGATTATGAGGAGCGTACCCTGATAAGTAATCAGATAAAGGGTCAGCACTTCTTCGAGTTGCTGTGGGACCTTGAGCTTAATTGGATGTACTCAGATGCACGTTCAGAGCGTTATGCCCCCAATGAATTGTCCTATACCTATAATGTGGTGTTTGATGATGCAGGCTCGATGACATCCCGTAACCTCAACACCCAAGATGCGCCTAAGTATGTGTATAGCAAGCTAGAAGATGATACGACCAATTATGGCTGGGACATCTCGTTTCCCATAGAGTTTGACACGACACTCGTTACCCTGAAGGGCGGCTATGAGTACTTCGAACGCACCCGTGAGAGTTACGCTACTCGCCTGAGTCTGGATGTGGATCTGAGTCCAACGGATCCCAATGGCGATATCCTGCAGCAAGAGTTCGATCAGATTTTTAGTGATGCTAATATTGATAGCGATGTCTTAGGCCTAGAGCTTAAAGATGCCTCCACAGATACAGAAGATTACGTCGCCGCAGAGAAACTCGATGCCGGGTTTGTTAGTGTCGATGTGGACTTCGATGATGTGTGGCGTTTCTATGCGGGCGTTCGCTATGAAGATTTCAGACGTGTGACTCTGCCTATCTCACCCGAAGGTGAGATCTCCGATGAAGGTGGTCGTTACGATCTTAGCGATTATGCCATTGCTGAAGATGGCTGGTTCCCGTCGATGTCGCTGACTTGGAAAGATAGCGATACTACACAGTGGCGACTGGCTATGAGTAAAACCTTAGTCCGTCCAGATTTACGTGAGGTGTCACCGGTTCGCTTTCAGGATCCTGTTACTGGTTTCGACTTCTTCGGTAATCCAGAGCTTGAAAGCTCAGATATCTACAACTTAGATCTGCGTTGGGAGTGGTATGGTGAGACTGGCAACAACTTGAGTGTGGGTGGTTTCTATAAAGATATCGATGCGCCTATCGAGCCTATTCAGCGTATCTCAGAAGCCGGGCGCCAGCTTAAGTTTTATAATGCCGACTCAGGTTATGTGTATGGTATCGAAACCGAATTCCTGCAGGAATTAGGATTTATCGGTGGTGGTGAAAGTATTTGGGATAGTTTCTTTGTTGCGGGCAACGTAACTTTGAGCGACTCCGAGATAGAGATATCTCCCAACGGTGAGATAGATCCCACCAACACCTCCAGACGCATGACGGGACACTCGGCTTGGGTCACTAACGTGCAGTTGAGCTTCGATTCTCCCGATGAGTACCATAGTGCGACTCTGGTTTATAACGTGTTCGGTGAGCGTATCGCTTACGGTGGGCGTGGTGGATTAGATGACGTGTTTGAGCAGCCGTTCCAGAGCCTAGATCTCACCTATAGCTTCTTCCCGTCAGAAAGCATGGCGATAAAGCTGAAGGCGAAGAACATATTAGGCGAGGAGACCGAATACCAGCAGCAGGGCATTAAGGTATACGCCAAAGACCCTGGCACTGAGTATACGCTGCAGTTTAGCTATCAGTATTAA
- a CDS encoding pepsin/retropepsin-like aspartic protease family protein → MLAPYDAPNATAHLSLVRFNFSLKQACLLLISAFISLFSSMSLAVTEWVDFELVKGHITLPVTVEGFEGRAILDTGAQGNSINQVFINKHELELDKADKIIVRGVYGEEKRQRYSNIQVNLLGADIEMDKLASLRLGSDKNALLLGGAFLRNFIFQFDYPNSRMRLFMRDEIDLAKLENIEMRMDKGRRQPIVKVNLNDQKEAWLIMDTGSNGGIFLKRSTAEDQGWLEEFELDKVSSSGVLGSGHKDAFTLPEIQFGPFTVEDVKMSVPEKGQKVNIFSSGRGSLVGFKGKNIKGLLGYDILKHFVITVDYKGGNMHVGLPE, encoded by the coding sequence ATGCTAGCCCCCTATGATGCACCCAATGCTACTGCTCACCTTTCTCTAGTCCGCTTTAACTTCTCGTTAAAACAGGCCTGCTTGTTATTGATTTCTGCTTTTATTAGCTTGTTCTCCAGTATGAGTTTAGCTGTTACCGAGTGGGTCGATTTTGAACTGGTCAAGGGGCACATTACTTTGCCTGTGACAGTTGAGGGATTTGAAGGTAGAGCGATTTTAGATACTGGTGCACAAGGAAACTCTATCAATCAAGTTTTCATCAATAAACATGAATTGGAACTAGATAAAGCGGATAAGATCATTGTTCGCGGTGTATATGGAGAGGAAAAGCGGCAGCGATATAGCAATATTCAGGTCAATCTGCTCGGCGCCGATATCGAGATGGATAAGCTAGCGTCGCTGCGTCTAGGGAGCGATAAGAATGCGCTGTTACTTGGGGGAGCATTTTTACGAAATTTTATCTTTCAGTTTGATTACCCCAATAGCAGAATGCGCCTGTTTATGCGTGATGAAATTGATTTAGCTAAACTTGAAAATATTGAAATGCGGATGGATAAAGGAAGAAGACAGCCAATAGTAAAGGTCAATCTGAACGACCAGAAAGAGGCTTGGTTGATTATGGATACCGGCAGCAACGGTGGGATCTTTTTGAAGCGCAGTACCGCTGAGGACCAAGGCTGGCTGGAAGAGTTTGAACTAGACAAGGTTTCAAGCTCTGGTGTACTGGGCTCAGGACATAAGGATGCGTTCACATTACCAGAGATACAGTTTGGCCCGTTTACCGTTGAAGATGTCAAAATGTCGGTGCCAGAAAAAGGACAGAAAGTGAATATATTCTCTAGCGGACGTGGCTCCTTGGTCGGTTTTAAGGGCAAAAATATCAAAGGTCTTTTAGGCTATGATATTTTGAAGCACTTTGTGATCACAGTAGATTACAAGGGGGGTAATATGCATGTGGGCTTGCCTGAGTAG
- the mepA gene encoding penicillin-insensitive murein endopeptidase: MKTRWLIYLLIMLPFISQQSIANVWSEFKTPYSMPSVGADEEAQATEIDSLAIGSYANGCLAGAETLPLEGEGYQVIRTSRARYYGHPELIFFIQGFAKQVHPYTDKDLLIADISMPRGGNFVSGHASHQIGLDVDIWFRQAAKLQTRKQRESPLELSLVDKDSFEVNGNWQAAYGEMIRLAAENPQVARVFVNPAIKHKLCKLTQADATSSHDHWLSKVRPWWGHKIHMHVRLKCPLDDKLCQNQRPPESGTGCDKLGWWREQVLGPAKPARTETKITKPKPIKVKPEQCQVLLK; encoded by the coding sequence TTGAAAACAAGATGGCTTATCTACTTGTTGATAATGCTGCCTTTTATTTCGCAGCAAAGTATTGCTAATGTGTGGAGTGAATTTAAAACTCCTTATTCAATGCCAAGTGTTGGAGCGGATGAGGAAGCGCAGGCTACAGAGATAGATAGCTTAGCCATTGGATCCTATGCCAATGGCTGTTTAGCTGGTGCAGAGACTTTGCCATTAGAAGGTGAGGGCTATCAGGTAATTAGAACCTCCAGAGCCCGTTATTATGGTCATCCTGAGCTTATCTTTTTTATTCAAGGTTTTGCTAAGCAAGTCCATCCATACACAGATAAAGATCTCTTGATTGCTGATATCTCTATGCCCCGTGGCGGCAACTTTGTATCTGGCCATGCTAGTCATCAAATTGGTCTGGATGTCGATATTTGGTTTAGGCAAGCTGCCAAGTTGCAAACACGTAAACAAAGAGAGTCGCCGTTAGAACTAAGCTTGGTGGATAAAGACAGCTTTGAAGTTAATGGCAATTGGCAAGCCGCATATGGGGAGATGATAAGGCTAGCTGCAGAAAACCCTCAAGTCGCTCGGGTATTTGTAAATCCCGCGATTAAACATAAGCTGTGTAAACTCACTCAAGCCGATGCAACTTCAAGTCATGATCACTGGCTGAGCAAGGTGCGCCCCTGGTGGGGACATAAAATTCATATGCATGTGCGCTTGAAATGTCCGCTTGATGACAAGCTTTGTCAAAACCAGCGGCCACCAGAAAGTGGTACAGGTTGTGACAAGCTAGGCTGGTGGAGAGAGCAGGTGTTAGGGCCAGCTAAACCTGCTAGAACCGAGACAAAAATAACTAAGCCTAAGCCTATAAAAGTAAAACCTGAGCAGTGCCAGGTTCTGCTTAAATAA
- a CDS encoding aminotransferase class V-fold PLP-dependent enzyme, translating into MSQAIHLSQIYLDANATTPVLPQAAQAALTAMEDLFGNPSSSHITGLKAKNMMEQTRQRAKTLLGTGKGKLIFTSGATEGIQTGILSGLIKARENIEPGKNYSILYGATEHKAVPNSLEHWNSILGLNAEIKAIPVDSLGNLDLEFIAREVPNALMICTMAVNNETGVYQDLQRLEQTIREHNADTFWMVDCVQALGKRPLKLSETSIDYAPFSGHKLYAPKGIGFIYIRDSAPFTSFIAGGGQEGGLRSGTENLPGFAALNVIFEMLLDHENSCFSTAEKLEQYRQQLVSSLTAAFPEIVFNHSFENSVATTLNFAVPGFSSKELMDLFDAANIRVSSGSACSSKVTRSFVLDAMGLPAWQSESAIRLSFGPAMTQTEVDEACDRIQLAASALTHSCLMLDDTQLSDDRTPLDGLVQLRGGASCTWIYADLKTKQVLIIDPLPELEKRINTLLECQQLAPIAIIDTHGHADHISGRVALAQKHLKQQKCDHLGWPESSAKIQIDGIALDMIKLGELSLVKVASPGHTDDSISLLLTSDITKLKSSTHFAFCGDTVLMGSLGRTNFESSSSNKMFHSLKQLEQLIGPNTLLCASHDYNNEFTTSLMAEAARNPLLEGALNGKLSEAEFVTEKAHLDANLNDEVGTEIMCGAYTTDCQKMAIKEYDASNLQQLAQSETIKWIDIREPHEYALQHSLGIKTMASDSINVPMTRLVQFIQQHQDDKSSEWVLVCRSGSRSLVVAQAMQRLGFSNIAHLKGGYALSS; encoded by the coding sequence ATGAGTCAAGCTATCCACTTAAGCCAGATCTACCTAGATGCTAACGCCACAACGCCTGTACTTCCCCAAGCGGCACAAGCCGCACTCACAGCAATGGAAGACTTGTTTGGCAATCCAAGCAGCAGCCATATCACTGGCCTAAAAGCTAAGAACATGATGGAACAAACACGTCAAAGGGCTAAGACTTTACTAGGGACTGGTAAGGGCAAGCTCATTTTCACCAGTGGCGCGACCGAAGGCATTCAAACCGGTATTCTTTCAGGATTAATCAAGGCCAGAGAGAATATCGAACCTGGAAAAAATTACTCGATTCTTTATGGCGCCACAGAGCACAAAGCCGTACCAAATTCGCTGGAGCATTGGAATAGTATCTTGGGTCTCAATGCCGAGATAAAAGCCATTCCCGTCGACAGTTTAGGTAATCTAGACTTGGAGTTTATTGCACGAGAAGTGCCTAACGCCCTGATGATCTGCACCATGGCAGTTAACAACGAAACCGGTGTATATCAAGACCTTCAGCGACTCGAACAGACAATTAGAGAACACAATGCCGATACCTTCTGGATGGTTGATTGCGTTCAGGCTCTGGGGAAACGTCCACTAAAACTAAGCGAAACCAGCATCGACTACGCCCCATTTAGCGGCCACAAACTCTATGCACCTAAAGGCATTGGTTTCATCTATATCCGGGACTCAGCCCCCTTTACTTCTTTTATCGCAGGTGGTGGACAGGAGGGTGGATTACGTTCAGGCACAGAAAATCTACCAGGGTTTGCCGCACTAAATGTGATTTTCGAGATGCTGCTAGACCATGAAAACTCCTGTTTCTCGACTGCTGAAAAACTTGAGCAATACAGACAACAACTGGTGTCGAGTCTGACAGCGGCTTTCCCTGAGATAGTGTTCAACCACAGCTTCGAAAACAGTGTAGCCACTACGCTTAACTTCGCCGTTCCGGGCTTTAGCAGCAAGGAGCTCATGGACCTATTCGATGCCGCAAATATTCGCGTCAGTTCAGGCTCGGCTTGTAGCTCTAAGGTTACCCGTAGTTTCGTACTCGATGCCATGGGGCTTCCAGCATGGCAGAGTGAGTCGGCTATTCGCCTCTCTTTTGGTCCAGCCATGACTCAAACTGAGGTCGATGAGGCCTGTGACAGAATTCAACTTGCAGCCAGCGCCTTAACCCACAGTTGCCTGATGCTAGATGACACTCAATTAAGTGATGATAGAACTCCACTCGATGGCTTAGTACAGCTCAGGGGCGGCGCAAGCTGTACCTGGATCTATGCAGATCTGAAAACTAAACAGGTGTTGATCATCGATCCGCTGCCCGAGCTCGAGAAACGTATCAACACCCTGCTCGAGTGCCAGCAACTAGCGCCAATCGCCATTATCGATACCCATGGCCATGCAGATCATATCTCAGGCCGCGTCGCCTTGGCCCAGAAGCACCTTAAGCAACAGAAGTGTGATCACTTAGGTTGGCCTGAGTCGAGTGCTAAAATACAAATTGATGGCATAGCACTCGATATGATCAAGTTAGGTGAACTCTCGCTGGTTAAGGTCGCCTCACCGGGTCATACCGATGACAGCATCAGCCTCTTGCTAACCTCAGACATCACTAAGCTAAAGAGTTCGACGCATTTCGCCTTCTGTGGCGATACCGTACTCATGGGCAGTCTGGGTAGAACCAACTTCGAATCAAGTAGCTCAAATAAAATGTTCCACAGCTTGAAGCAACTCGAACAGTTAATCGGCCCTAACACCTTACTCTGTGCCAGCCATGACTATAACAACGAATTTACCACCAGCTTGATGGCCGAAGCGGCACGTAACCCTCTATTAGAGGGGGCACTCAATGGCAAGCTATCTGAAGCTGAATTCGTCACCGAAAAAGCTCACTTAGACGCTAACCTTAATGATGAAGTCGGCACTGAGATAATGTGCGGTGCTTATACAACTGATTGCCAAAAAATGGCCATTAAGGAGTACGATGCAAGTAATCTGCAACAACTTGCTCAGTCGGAGACTATCAAGTGGATCGACATTCGAGAGCCCCATGAATACGCGCTACAGCACTCGCTTGGCATAAAGACAATGGCATCTGACAGTATCAATGTTCCCATGACTCGTCTGGTGCAGTTTATCCAGCAACATCAAGATGATAAAAGCAGCGAGTGGGTATTAGTCTGCCGCAGTGGCAGCCGCTCGCTAGTGGTCGCACAAGCCATGCAACGCTTAGGCTTTAGTAACATCGCACACCTTAAAGGTGGTTACGCCTTAAGCAGCTAA
- a CDS encoding protein tyrosine phosphatase family protein translates to MKKRTFLTRLVTTSLVVTGLFSSLTQAAISTDSLQDIKAVQFNSDTVITAGLPSKAEFEKLASAGVEVVINLIPDGNSSGHTDEASLVNNVGMQYEQISVDWQQPTMTDVEHFFDIMDANANKDILVHCAANYRASAFYYLYQIKQGVADSLAYKQQTLAPWGDLTQSLQEYPQWDTLIETVKAKYQH, encoded by the coding sequence ATGAAGAAACGGACTTTCCTTACCCGCTTAGTCACAACAAGCCTTGTTGTGACGGGACTGTTTTCATCCCTGACTCAAGCCGCTATTTCAACTGACTCATTACAAGACATCAAAGCAGTACAGTTTAATAGCGACACTGTGATCACAGCAGGACTGCCCAGTAAGGCAGAGTTTGAAAAACTTGCCTCTGCAGGTGTCGAGGTGGTTATCAACCTCATTCCAGATGGCAATTCAAGTGGCCATACTGATGAAGCTAGCCTAGTTAACAATGTAGGCATGCAATATGAACAGATCTCAGTGGATTGGCAGCAACCTACAATGACAGATGTGGAGCACTTTTTTGACATTATGGATGCCAATGCCAATAAAGATATCCTGGTTCATTGCGCAGCAAACTATCGCGCTTCAGCCTTTTATTATCTTTATCAAATTAAGCAAGGCGTAGCAGACAGCCTAGCCTATAAGCAGCAAACTCTTGCACCTTGGGGCGATTTGACACAAAGCCTACAAGAATATCCACAGTGGGATACATTAATCGAAACGGTTAAAGCCAAATATCAGCACTAA
- a CDS encoding YhcH/YjgK/YiaL family protein codes for MIVDTLNNKDLYSHISPRITAALAHLAETDFTSMELGNYELDGKNLIVIVNDYETKPREVEPFEVHQQYIDVQYVVSGEEEFGYLPLAEQTPSRPYFEKHDYAEFDYESNKADAAFIPLKAGMFAVFFPDDMHMPGTSASPQQVRKVVIKVKI; via the coding sequence ATGATTGTCGATACCTTAAATAACAAAGACCTTTACTCGCACATTAGCCCACGGATCACAGCAGCCTTAGCCCACTTGGCAGAAACTGACTTCACCTCAATGGAGCTTGGTAACTACGAGCTAGATGGTAAGAATCTGATTGTTATTGTTAATGATTACGAAACCAAGCCTCGCGAAGTAGAACCCTTTGAAGTTCACCAGCAATATATTGATGTCCAGTATGTGGTTAGCGGTGAAGAGGAGTTTGGCTACCTGCCACTGGCAGAGCAAACTCCCTCAAGACCTTATTTTGAAAAACATGATTACGCCGAATTCGACTACGAGAGCAATAAAGCTGATGCGGCCTTTATACCGTTAAAAGCAGGAATGTTTGCTGTATTCTTTCCCGATGACATGCATATGCCGGGCACCAGTGCATCACCTCAGCAAGTGCGTAAGGTTGTCATCAAAGTAAAGATATAA
- a CDS encoding patatin-like phospholipase family protein produces MPALRFLAGPTAYKQIADNGLKPELFSQLLAASGGPKWIGIAGLDKYLFGEFFKQRKAPLHTLGASSGAWRLACLAQDNPLAAYSRLEELYIGQKYDVKPTSFDVSEQVKVIIRGLLGDAVGKDIVENQTIKSHFLACRGKHLNRLSSRLALSLGLATTAASNLISRQTLGMHFERFLFSSNDEASPFNALSDLPSKQVMLSVDNIAQVLLATGSIPWVLAPVTEITGAPKGHYYDGGITDYHFDLPLSHAKGLTIYPHFYPKITPGWFDKSLPWRQARHNYANALILTPSEEYLSSLPYGKLPDRSDFKHFSSDERMAYWYKAISMSEVLADEFADVMAKGSIMQHLEHF; encoded by the coding sequence TTGCCAGCCCTACGTTTTCTCGCGGGACCGACCGCATATAAACAAATCGCCGATAACGGATTAAAACCTGAACTCTTTAGTCAACTATTGGCAGCTTCTGGTGGTCCAAAATGGATTGGTATCGCCGGATTAGACAAGTATCTATTTGGTGAGTTTTTTAAACAGAGAAAAGCGCCTCTGCATACACTCGGTGCTTCTTCTGGGGCTTGGCGCCTGGCTTGCTTGGCGCAAGATAATCCTCTAGCGGCGTATTCCAGGTTAGAGGAGTTATATATCGGCCAAAAATATGATGTGAAGCCCACATCTTTTGATGTCTCTGAGCAAGTGAAGGTGATTATTCGCGGTCTACTTGGGGATGCTGTGGGAAAAGATATCGTCGAAAATCAGACAATCAAGAGTCACTTTTTAGCATGTCGAGGGAAGCATTTAAACCGTTTGTCCAGTCGGTTGGCATTAAGCTTAGGTCTGGCCACCACAGCGGCAAGCAATTTGATCAGTCGTCAAACTTTAGGCATGCATTTTGAACGCTTTCTCTTTAGCTCAAATGATGAAGCATCCCCCTTTAATGCGCTCAGTGATCTCCCCAGTAAACAGGTTATGTTAAGCGTAGATAATATTGCCCAAGTGCTGCTAGCTACAGGTTCTATTCCTTGGGTTCTTGCACCTGTGACCGAGATTACTGGTGCACCCAAAGGGCATTATTATGATGGTGGCATTACCGATTATCATTTTGACTTGCCACTGTCCCATGCAAAAGGTCTCACCATTTACCCGCACTTTTATCCTAAGATCACCCCAGGTTGGTTTGATAAATCTCTGCCATGGCGCCAGGCTCGGCATAACTATGCTAATGCACTTATTCTCACACCGAGTGAGGAATATCTTTCTTCTCTACCCTATGGAAAGTTACCCGATCGTAGTGATTTTAAACATTTTTCGAGCGATGAAAGAATGGCTTACTGGTATAAGGCTATCTCAATGAGCGAAGTGCTGGCCGATGAGTTTGCAGATGTGATGGCTAAGGGCTCAATTATGCAACACCTAGAACACTTCTAA
- a CDS encoding LON peptidase substrate-binding domain-containing protein, which produces MRTQEMALITRDAVLLPEGRLEIRVVDPAYLQVIADNLKGKCQLAFGMFMANGKPPCYPNATQCEVIDFNQLDDNSLGIVLEGKQRVKVLSAAQKRDGVWISRTLPCSNWCEEPIKGEFELISAALEQFYEVNPDLFGLYSNLHLDDAAWVSQRWLEVLPLYSKDKQVLLNQPDCHKTMNFVLELIKSHVN; this is translated from the coding sequence ATGCGCACACAGGAGATGGCGTTAATCACGCGGGATGCGGTGTTATTACCCGAAGGAAGGTTAGAGATCCGAGTCGTGGATCCAGCTTATCTACAAGTGATAGCAGATAATCTTAAAGGCAAGTGTCAACTGGCTTTTGGCATGTTTATGGCTAATGGCAAACCTCCTTGTTACCCGAATGCGACTCAATGTGAAGTCATTGATTTTAATCAGCTAGATGATAATTCTTTGGGGATCGTGCTCGAAGGAAAGCAAAGAGTAAAAGTCTTGTCTGCAGCGCAGAAAAGAGATGGAGTATGGATTTCCAGAACCTTACCTTGTAGCAACTGGTGTGAAGAACCGATAAAAGGTGAATTTGAGCTCATTAGTGCTGCACTAGAGCAGTTCTATGAAGTAAACCCTGACTTATTTGGCCTATATTCAAATCTGCACTTAGATGATGCAGCTTGGGTCAGTCAACGATGGTTAGAAGTGCTGCCCTTGTACAGCAAAGATAAACAGGTATTGCTCAATCAGCCTGATTGTCATAAGACAATGAACTTCGTACTAGAGCTAATCAAGTCACATGTGAACTAA
- a CDS encoding pseudouridine synthase: protein MPSSVRASQASYVVLPESVADKPTVLSFLVERFNQIGSDVWRERIIDGKVHWRDGSLIAVDTPFIPRARVYYYREVKAETKVPFEEKVLYQDEQIILAFKPHFLALHPSGNFVNECLINRLRMKTGIETLVPAHRLDRATAGIVLIIVQPEARTQYHDLFKNQQITKEYQALAKLTPELLAKNQQGELQLPLHWTVKNRMVKGEPSFTMQVVDGESNTHSEISLIDIKGDIGLFKLSPITGRTHQLRVHMQSLGMSILNDRCYPQLQPKSDDDYTRPLKLVAKRLKFQDPVTGIALDIECEGFECEGFKSLLG, encoded by the coding sequence ATGCCTTCATCTGTTCGTGCTTCTCAAGCGTCCTATGTCGTTTTACCTGAAAGTGTTGCCGATAAACCCACGGTATTGAGTTTTCTTGTGGAACGTTTTAATCAGATAGGCAGTGATGTTTGGCGAGAGCGTATTATTGACGGTAAGGTGCACTGGCGAGATGGCAGCCTCATTGCTGTCGATACGCCATTTATACCTAGGGCTCGGGTTTATTATTATCGTGAAGTGAAAGCCGAAACTAAGGTGCCTTTCGAAGAAAAGGTGCTCTACCAAGATGAGCAGATTATCTTAGCGTTTAAGCCGCACTTTTTAGCCCTTCATCCCAGTGGCAATTTTGTCAATGAGTGCCTGATCAATCGATTGCGAATGAAAACGGGGATTGAGACATTAGTGCCAGCGCACAGGTTAGACAGAGCGACTGCAGGTATTGTGCTGATTATTGTTCAGCCTGAGGCTCGCACTCAGTATCACGACCTATTCAAGAACCAGCAAATAACTAAAGAATATCAGGCATTAGCCAAGCTTACGCCTGAGCTATTAGCGAAAAATCAGCAAGGCGAGTTGCAACTTCCCCTTCATTGGACAGTAAAAAATCGCATGGTGAAAGGTGAGCCCTCATTTACTATGCAGGTGGTGGATGGGGAGTCAAATACTCATTCAGAAATCAGCCTTATCGATATTAAAGGTGATATTGGCTTATTTAAATTATCGCCAATCACAGGGCGTACCCATCAGCTAAGAGTGCATATGCAAAGTTTAGGTATGTCGATTCTCAATGATCGCTGTTATCCGCAATTGCAGCCGAAATCAGATGACGACTATACTCGTCCGTTGAAACTCGTGGCTAAGCGCCTGAAATTTCAAGACCCTGTGACTGGAATAGCACTAGATATTGAATGCGAGGGTTTTGAGTGTGAAGGGTTTAAATCTTTACTTGGTTAA